The genome window GGACCGCACCTTGATGTTTTCAGAAACCCCGGGCACGCTGGGGCGCAGACAGCAGATACCGCGGACGATCAGCTCGATCTTCACCCCCGCTTGCGACGCTTCGTAAAGAGCGCGGATGATCTGCGGTTCAACCAGGGAATTCATTTTGGCGATTATCCGGCTGGGCTTGCCCGCGCGTGCATTATCGGCTTCCTGGCGAATGAGATCGATCATCCCCTTGTGGAGCGTGAACGGGGACTGCAGAAGTTTTTTCAGCTTGATCGCTTTGCCCAGGCCGGTGAGCTGGTGGAAGAGTTTATGCACATCCTCGCCGATGTCCCGATCGCAGGTCATGAAGCCGTAATCGGTGTACTGGCGTGCAGTGCCGGCGTGGTAGTTGCCGGTGCCGAGGTGGCAATAGCGGCGAATATTGCGCCCTTCGCGCCGTACCACCATCAGCAGCTTGGCGTGGGTCTTGTAACCCACCACGCCGTAGACCACGTGGGCGCCGGCCTCCTGCAACCGGGTCGCTAGCGCGATGTTGGCCTCTTCGTCAAAACGGGCGCGCAACTCGATGACCACCGTCACCTCCTTGCCGGCCCGGGCGGCACGCACCAGCGCATCAACGAGACGCGACTGGGGGTCCGTGCGGTAGAGCGTCTGTTTGATGGCCAGGACATCGGGATCGGTGGCGGCCTGGTTGACCAGATCGATCACCGGTATGAACGCCTGAAAGGGGTGGTGCAACAGAAGATCGCCGCGTTTCAGGACGTCGAACAGGTTCTCGTTGCGCGAGATTCTCTGCGGCAGGCTGGGAACGAAGGGCGGGTATTTGAGATCCGGCCGGTCCACCAGATCGATGATGGCCGCCAACCGATTGAGGTTCACCGGCCCCTGTACACGGTAGAGGTTATCGGGCCCGAGCTCGAACTGGCGCAACAGGTAATCCACCATGTGCGCGGGGCAATTCTCCGCCACCTCGAGGCGCACGGCATCACTGAAACGACGGGCGTGGAGCTCACCGGCCAATGCCTTGAGCAGGTCGTCTACCTCCTCCTCGTCGACGAACAGATCGCTATTGCGGGTGACCCGGAACTGGTAGCAACCCGTCACCGTCATGCCCGGGAACAGTTCACCGACATGCGCATGGATGATCGATGAGAGGAAGACGAAGTCGTGTTCGCCTTTGGCGTACTCCTTGGGGATGTGAATCAGGCGCGGCAGCGAGCGCGGTGCCTGGACGATGGCAATGGTGTTTTCGCGCCCGAAGGCGTCCTTGCCCTCCAGTGAGACAATGAAGTTCAGCGATTTGTTGAGGATGCGCGGGAAAGGGTGCGCGGGATCGAGCCCCATGGGGGTGAGCACCGGCAGTACTTCGCGGTTGAAGTGGCGCCGTGTCCAGTCACGCAGCCGTTCGTTCCAGTGGGCGCGTTTGGCGAAGCGGATACCAGCCTTGTCGAGCGCCGGAATCAGCTCCTCGTTGAGCACCCGGTACTGCTCGGCGACGATTTCGTGGGCGCGTTTGCCAATCAGCGCGAGCTGTTCCTGCGGTGTCAGCCCATCCTGTCCCACCTGGATAGCCCCGTACTCGACCTGTTGGATGAGACCCGCCACACGTATCTCAAAAAATTCGTCCATGTTGCGGCTGGAGATGCAGAGAAAGCGCAGACGCTCCAGCAGCGGCGTATCGGGGTTGCGGGCTTGTTCCAGAACGCGATGGTTGAACTCCAGCAGACTCAGTTCGCGGTTGAGATAGAGTTCCGGGGCGTCGAGATTGATCGGCGCCGCGACAACCGGGGCGGTGGTGGTTTCCACAGTTTCGTTCATCAGATTCATATTCGGTTGCACCCTATCAGGATGCATGTGACAGTTTCATGACACAGGGGTTTCATGCCTCCCCGCGCAACCAGAAGGCGGCCTGTTTGGCATAGTAGGTGAGGATGCCGTCGGCGCCGGCGCGCTTCATGGAGAGCAATGCTTCCAGCACGCAGGCTCGTTCATTGAGCCAGCCATTGGCGGCAGCGGCCTTGAGCATGACGTACTCGCCACTGACGTGATAGACGAATGTGGGAGCACCGAACTGGTCCTTTACGCGGCGCACGATGTCGAGGTAGGGGAGGCCGGGTTTTACCATCACCATGTCGGCACCCTCTTCGAGATCCAGCGCCACCTCGCGCAGCGCCTCCTCGGCGTTGGCAGGGTCCATCTGATAGGTGTATTTATTGCCCGTGCCGAGATTGGCGGCCGAGCCAACCGCATCGCGGAACGGTCCGTAGAAGCTGGAGGCGTACTTGGCCGAATAGGCGAGGATACGGGTGTGGATATAACCCTCTTCCTCGAGCACATCGCGGATCTCGCCGATGCGCCCGTCCATCATGTCCGAGGGTGCGACCACATCGGCGCCTGCCTCGGCGTGGGACAGCGCCTGACGCACCAATACCTCGACAGTCTCGTCATTGAGCACGTAGCCCTCATCGTCGATCAGTCCGTCCTGGCCGTGGGTCGTAAACGGATCGAGCGCTACGTCGGTAATCACGCCCAGCTCGGGGCAGGCCTCTTTGACGGCGGCCACGGCCCGCTGGGCAAGCCCGTCAGGGTTGAAGGCCTCGGCGGCATCCTCCGACTTCTTTTCTGCCGCCGTGACGGGGAACAGCGCCAGGGCCGGCACGCCCAGGCGCATCAGCTCCTGGGCTTCCTTCACCAACTCGTCGATGCTCACCCGTTCCACGCCGGGCATCGAAGGGACTGCTTCGCGCTGGCCTTTTCCCTCCAGGACGAAAAGCGGATAGATCAGATCATCGACGGTTAAGCGGCTTTCGCGCATTAGGCGTCTCGAGAAATCGTCGCGGCGCATGCGACGCATGCGCAGTCCGGGAAAGAAGCCGTTGGATGAGTCGGAGGGATTGGCCACGATTGCAGCTCCTTGCCTGTTATGCGGCGACCCTGCGTGGAGACCGTCAGGGCCCGGGGTGTTGTTGGAGTCGTCTGATAATACAGGAAAACCAGGTTATACGCCGACGGCCTAAAGGGAGGTAAGAAGGGTGAGGGTGAAGGGAAGCGTGATCACAGCCAGCCCGGTCTGCAGCGTCACCATGCCCGCGATCAGCTCATGATCGCCCCCCAGTTGCCGTGCCAGGATGTAGGCGCTGGTCGCACCGGGCAGTGCCGCGAACAATATTGCGATGGCCGTTGCCGTGGGCGGCAGATCCAGCAGGGTGGTGGTTAGCCACATCAGTCCCGGCATGATCATCAGTTTGGTGAGGCAGCTCAGCGCCATCGCGCCCCCCGCCTGGCGCAGGCTGCTCAGATTGAGTCCCGCACCTACAGCCAGCAGGCCCATGGGCAGCGCAGCGCGGCCCAGGATATCGAGCACGCCATCGACAGGCACGGGGACGCCGATGCCTGTGAGATTAAGGGCGATGCCGGTGGCACAGGCCAGCACCAGAGGGTTGCGCACGATACCCAGCAGCACCGCCAACGCACCGGCTGAGCGGCCGTGGCTCCCCCAACGGGTCAACACGGCCACGCACAGTACGTTGATCAGTGGGATCATGGTGGCCATTGCGATAGCCGCGAGCGTGAGGCCGGTTGCCCCATAGAGCGCAGCGGCGGCCGCAATGCCAATATAGGTGTTGAAGCGAATGCTTCCCTGAAACAGCGAGGTGAATGCCGGTCCGCTCATGCGCAGGGGGCCGCGCAGCGCGAGCAACAGCAGGCTGAGTGCAACTACTGCGATAACCATCGAGGCGGCCAGATCGGTGACCGGTTGCCCTGCGAGCGGCGCCCGGCCGAGGTTGTAGACCAGCAGCGCGGGGAAAAAGACGTAGTAGGTGAGTCGCTCCGCCGGCACCCAGAAACCCTCTCCCGGTAGCCCGAAGCGACGCAGCGCATAGCCGACAGCGATCAGGAGAAATACCGGGAGCAGGGCGGCGATGACGGAGTTCACAGTCCCGGTCCCTCAGGAGCCGCGCACGATGTGTTCGCCGCGCAGTTCGCGGATCTGGCTCGGCCGGCGCAGCCCTGCCGTGGCGCCGGGCAGGATGTAGTCGAGCCGGTTGGCGAAATACTGCCGCACGCGCAGAGCCGTACGCGCCGGTGGAGCGCCGGCAGGGTTGGCGCTGGTGGAAACCAGTGGCATTCCTGCGGCGCGACACAAAGCGGCGGCGACGGGGTGATGGGTGATGCGTACCGCCAGGGTGGCATGCTCCCCGCTCAGCCACGCCGGCGCGTGGGACGAGGTCGGCACCAACCAGGTCGTGGGCACAGGTCCGCGGTCGGTGATGCGCCGTACTTCATCAGCTGTCAGGGGGGCGAGCCACGGGCGACATTGCGCGAGATCGGCGGCGATGACGATAAACCCTTTGGCGGTCGGACGGCCCTTGAGCTCGCAGATGCGCAGTACCGATGCGAAATTGGCGGGATCGCAGCCCAGGCCCCATACCGCTTCGGTGGGATAAGCCACCACGCCGCCCGCGAAGATGATGCGAGCGGCGTGGCGCAACTGCCAGGGCGTCATGTGACCTCAGTCGCTGGCGTTGAGGCGTTGCTGCAGGGCTTCGTCTTTGGCCAGCACAGCGGCGGCGTTGCGGGCGCGCTCCTCACGCAGGCGGGAAGTCAGTTCGGCATTGCCCACTGCAAGAATCTGTGCCGCCAGATAGGCGGCATTCTTGGCACCCGGTTTACCGATGGCGACCGAGGCGACCGGAATCCCGCCGGGCATTTGCACGGTGGAGAGCAGGGCATCCATCCCCTGCAGCGATCCGGCATCCAGCGGCACGCCGATAACCGGCTTGATGGTGTGCGCGGCAACATTGCCTGCCAGATGGGCGGCCAGGCCTGCAGCACAGATGAAGACGCCGCAACCACGGTGCTCGGCATTCTCGATGTAGGCGCGCGTCGCGTCCGGCGTACGATGGGCCGAGGTGATCTTCATCTCGGCACGCACACCGAGCGCTCTCAGGGTTTCGAGGGTGGACTCCATGACCGGGAGGTCGGAATCTGAGCCCATCAGGATAGCGACAAAGGATTCAGACATGGTCGAACTCGCTACTGGTAGTGGATGTATTGGGGGGTGCCGAAAGGATCACTCCGTTTCGGCCACGCCCTCGTGGGGGACTGCGAACTTGCACTCTTTCTGCGGGCACACCTTTTCGGTGCCGCGACGTTTGGTGGTTTTGATGGTGAGCACCGGCCAGCCGCAATCGGGGCAGGGTTCGGCCAGCGGTTCGTTCCAAACCGCATAGTCGCACTTGGGATAGGTGGCACACGAATAGAAGATCTTGCCGTAGCGTGATTTGCGCTTGAGCAACGTACCCTCATTGCATTTCGGGCAGGTCACGCCGGTGTCGGCGGGTTTTTCCAGCGGCTCGATGTGCTTGCATTTGGGGTAGGTGCTGCAACCGATGAATTTGCCATATCGTCCCGTGCGGATGATCAGCGGGCTGCCGCATTTTGGGCACTCGCGCCCTTCGATCACCTCGGGCTCGGCGCTGGCCGCCTCCCCCTCTTCCTCAAGGCCGCGCGTGTAGTCGCACTCCGGATAACCGGTACAGCCCACGAAGCGGCCGCGTCTCCCGAGGCGGATCGACAGCGGTTTGCTGCATTTGGGGCATGCCTCGTCAAGTTCCTCGTGGGTGACATCGCTACGTTTGAGTGATTCGTCCTTTTCTTCGATCAGCGTTTTGAACGGTTTCCAGAACGCTTCCATCAGCGGGATCCACTCCTGTTCGCCGCGTGATACGGCGTCGAGCTGATCCTCCAATTGCGCGGTGAAGTCATAGTTCACGTAGCGGGTGAAGTGCTCGGAGAGGAACTTGCTGACGATGCGCCCCACGTCGGTGGGTTTGAAGCGGCGATTGTCGAGGATGACATACTCGCGTTGCAGCAGGGTCGAAATGATGGAGGCGTAGGTGGACGGGCGGCCGATGCCATGCTCTTCCAGCGCTTTGACCAAACTCGCTTCACCGTACCGGGGCGGCGGTTCGGTGAAGTGCTGATCCGCCTTCACGTCGATCAATTCCACCTGATCGCCCTCTTTGAGCGGGGGCAACAGCTTATTGTCCTCTTCCTGCTTCTGGCCTTCGTCTACATCCTCGCGGTAGACCGCCATGAAACCGGGATTCACCACCGTGGAACCGGTAGCGCGAAAAGTGGCTTTGTCGCCGCAGGCGAGATCAGCGGCCACGGTGTCGAGCGTGGCGTGGATCATCTGGCAGGCGATGGTGCGTTTCCAGATCAGTTCGTAGAGCTTGTACTGGTCGGCGCTGAGGGTTTTCTTTACTGCTTCCGGGGTGCGCAGGACCGAGGTGGGACGTATCGCCTCATGCGCCTCCTGGGCGTTTTTGGTTTTGGTTTTGAAGGTGCGCGCGGCGCCGGGCAGCTTGTCGGCACCGAAGCGCTCGGTGATGTAGGCACGAATCTCTTCCAGGGCATCGGCGGCGAGATTGACCGAGTCGGTACGCATGTAACTGATAAGGCCGACCGATTCACCTTCGAATTCCACGCCCTCGTAGAGCTGCTGAGCGATACGCATGGTGCGCTGAGCGGAAAAGCGCAGCTTGCGCGCCGCTTCCTGCTGCAGGGTCGAGGTAGTGAAGGGCGCGGCCGGGTTGCGCTTGCGTTGTTTGCGTTCGACGGCGGCCACCTGAAGGGAGCCTTTGGCGATGCGCAGCAGGTCTTCACGGGCGGCCTGGGCCTGCTTGTCCTTGTTGATATCGAACTGCGCCAGCTTCTTGCCTTTGTAGTACGTGAGCTTGGCATCGAACTCCTGCTTGTCCTTGCTTGCCACCGCCGCGAGCGACCAGTACTCGCGGGTGACAAATTTCTCGATCTCGATTTCGCGCTCGACGATCATGCGCAGTGCGGGACTCTGCACGCGCCCGGCCGAGAGCCCGCGCCGGACTTTCTTCCAGAGCAGCGGCGAGAGATTGAAACCGACCAGGTAATCGAGTGCGCGCCGAGCCTGCTGGGCGTTGACCAAATCCAGCGAAACGTCCCGGGAGTGCGAAATGGCCTCCTGTACGGCGCGTTTGGTGATCTCGTGAAAGACCACCCGGTGTACCTCGCGATCGGCGAGCAGCTTGCGTTCGCGCAACAACTCCAGCAGGTGCCAGGATATCGCCTCACCCTCGCGATCCGGGTCGGTAGCGAGGTAGAGCTGATCGGCTTTTTTCAACGCTTTGGCAATGGCCGCAAGGTGTTTTTCGTTCTTCTCGATGGTCTGGTATCGCATGGCGAAGCCATGGTCGGGGTCTACCGCACCCTCTTTCGGTTCCAGGTCGCGCAAATGACCGTACGAGGCCATGACCTCGAAGTCGGCGCCGAGGTACTTTTTGATGGTTTTGGCCTTGGCAGGCGATTCCACGATGACTAGGTTCTTGCTCATGATCTCCCATTCAGGTTTTCATCGTTGTCCGGCGCGGATGTACCGGCGATGCGCCACCAGCCCCTTCCAAAGCCCCTGATAGTCGGGTGGTCCAAGGGTGGGCTGCGCCGGGGCGCGGCTACACTGTGCAGGTTTTAGTGCAACGACCCTGAAGGCATGTCATAGACCAGATCATGCATCCACGCAAAGGCCGCTTCCCGGCCGGGTTGGTTGAACAGCACCAGCAGCGTGACCCACTTGATCTGCTCAAGTGTGATGTCTTCGTTCTCCAGCGCCATGGCGCGATCGATGACCAACTCGCGGCTGGCGTGATCGAGAATGCCGATGCTCTCGAGATAAAGGAGAAATCCCTGGCATCCCGGGTCGATGCGCCGCGCTTCCAGAGTCGTGTAATGGCGTAACGAATGCGGCGCCTGGGAGGTCAGGTCGTTGGGGTCACGCTGATAGATAGCGAGCTCCTCCAACCAGCTCAGTGCCTTGTCAATATCGTGGCCGGCGAAGCCCAGTTCCTCCAACTCCTCGCGCACGGTGTCCTGATCGGGCGTGGCCGGTCCGTCCGTATCGAGATAGTTCTCGAACAGATACACCAGGACGTCCAGCATGTTTTCCTTCATTTCAAACCCTTTTGGCCCGTCGCGTGTAGTGGCCACCGGCGGCAGATGATACATAACCTTGCAACTCAAGCACCAGCAGCATGGAGGAAACGGTTTCGGCCGTCAATCCGCTGCGCTGCACAAGGGTATCGACCGGGGTGGGGGTGTCATCGAGCTGCTGTAGAAGATGCTGATAGTCTGCATCGAGGGTGGTTTCGATAGCCGGATCGGTGGCGGGCGTTCGCGTCGGTGGGCCCAGCGTGGAAGCCAATTGACCAAGTTCTTCGAGGATATCAGTGGCCGTCTCGACCAGTTTGGCGCCCTGCCGGATCAGCGCGTGGCAACCGCGGGCCTGCGGATTGTGAATCGAGCCAGGAATGGCGAAGGTCTCGCGTCCCTGCTCGCCGGCAAGCTTGGCCGTGATCAACGATCCACTATGGGGTGTTGCCTCAACGACCAGGGTGCCCAGACTTAATCCGCTGATCAGCCGGTTGCGTTTAGGGAAGTGGCCCGGCGCTGGTCGGCTGCCCAAAGCAAATTCGGAGACCAGCGCGCCCTGCAAGGTGATGGTATGGGCAAGCTCGAGATGCTCGGCGGGGTAGACCCTGTCGAGACCAGTGCCGACGACGGCCACAGTGCGCCCGCCTCCTGCCAGCGCCCCGCGATGAGCGGCGCCGTCGATACCGGCCGCCAATCCGCTGGTGATCGTGAGGCCTGAACCTACCAGATAACGGGCGAATTCGAAGGCGTTCTCGCGCCCGCCGGGTGTTGGATTGCGGCTGCCCACAACAGCGAGTTGCGGGGTGACGAGACACTCCGGATCCCCGTGAACAAAAAGCGCCAACGGGGGATCGGGAATGTCGCGCAACAGGGCGGGATAGTGTGGGTCGTCGAGGGTGATCAGATGACGGTCGGGCTGGTTCAACCAGGCAAGATCTGACTCGATGACCCCCCAGTCGGGTGATTTGAGATAATCGATGGCCGTGCGCTTGAGCCCGCAGAGCTGCTGTTTCTCGGTCGCCGCGTCGAGAATCAGGGTGGGGGAAGCATAATGCTCGAGGATGCGGGCACCGGTTCGAGTGCCCAACCCCGGGGCTCGGATCAGTAGCAGCCAACGGACTGCTTCGGTGTGTGCGCGCAGGGATTCGGGAATGATCACCGGGTGTTCAGCGCTGTCGGAGCTTCCATGTCGCGATTCGCTGTCTCGTCACGCGGCCCCGGGGTATGCCCCCAGGGCCGTTTCGAATTGACCAACTGCTTTTAAGGGTTTCGTACCGCGTCGTCGATATGCATGGTACGGGTGGCGTTCATCACCAGGGCGTAGCTCACCCGCTCGAAGGGGCGAAATACCATAATCAGTCCGGAGCGTTCGTCGGGGAGCTGAACGCGCTGATTGTCCACCTTGGTGACTACATCCCGGATCTTGGCGCCACGCTGGAAGACGGCCAACACATTGCCCTGTTCCATGCCATCCTCGGTACCGAGATCGATCACCACAACCTGATACTGACCGATCTGCGAAACGCCATCGATTACCGCCAGGATTGCGCCGTCGACCTCTTTGGCGGGCGGATGGGGGTAGAAATTCTGTTGGATGATCTCCTCGCCCACCGGCAGCAGACGATCGCCAATCAGGGTTTCGCGTACGGTGCGTGACAGCTCCAGCGTGGCGGGATCGCCGGTACGCTCCAGCGTGGCGTCGCCCACGTAGAGCGCCTCGTAGCCCAAGGCGATTTCACTGCCTGGACGCTTGTAGGCCTTGCCCGGTCGGTAGACATTGAAACGGGTCGAGCTGCGATCGGGGACCGAGCGGACGTAGATACGGTCGCCAGTGCCGGCGATCAGGTGGCCATCCATGCTCTCCACGATGTAGGGTGCGTTCTCCAGCTCTTCGGGCGTGAGCACCGCACGTGAATCGTTAAGGAATTGAGCGATGGCATCCATCGGGATCGGTGGGATCGCTTCACGCAGCGGTGTGCCACGCACCTGAGGCGAGAGCTTGACCGTTTGGCGCCCGCGCAGCAGTTGCAACTGAGGCGTGCCATCGGCGCCGAACACCAGCGCGATGATGTCGCCGGGGTAGATTAGATGAGGATTCTCGATCTGAGGGTTGACGTGCCAGATTTCCGGCCAGCGCCATGGGTCCTGCATGAACATCGCGGAGATATCCCACAGTGTATCGCCCTTTTTGACGACATAGCGGTCCGGATGATCGGGTTGCAGGGCTATCGTATCGGCCAGGAGCCCCGGGCTGCACAACAGGGCAAAAGCCAGGCCAAGCCATTTTGTTCTAGACATGGTCATCCCTTATTTACGGTCTGCAAAATTGACCAGCATCTGCGCCTAAGCGGGCATCGTGGTGTCGCGCCAGGGCAGATTTGACCCGAGTGTAGCGGAAAAACAGTGCCGCTCAAAGAGTATCGTAAAACAAATTTTTGAACTTATCAGTAACTTGGCGGCCATTATTTATGCAGTTTCGTCAAATTGCGAACCGGCCCACATTCCGGATAACCTCTCTCTATGGCCAAACTCGACATTTTGCATTTCCCGGACCCCCGCCTGCGCACCCAGGCTCAGCCGGTCACAGAAGTGACAGCGGAGATTCGAACCCTGGTCGAGGATATGTTTGAGACCATGTATGACGCTCCCGGTATCGGCCTGGCGGCAACGCAGGTCAATGTCGCTCAACGGGTGGTGGTCATCGATGTGTCGGAGGAGAAGAACCAGCCGCTGTGCTTCATCAATCCGGAGATTGTTCAGCACTCCGGTGTGGAGGAGATGGAGGAGGGGTGCCTCTCGGTTCCCGGAATCTTCGAAACCGTATCGCGTGCCGAGCAGGTCCGCGTCAGGGCGTTGGATCGCAACGGGGAGGCGCTGGAACTGGATGCGGATGGGTTGCTCGCGGTCTGTATCCAGCACGAAATCGATCATCTTGATGGCAAGCTGTTCGTGGATTACCTCTCCGAGATGAAGCGTCAACGCATCCGTAAAAAACTGGAGAAGCAGCGCCGCCAGACGATGTGACCGAAGGCCACTGAAGGCCGGAGCGACGGCGCAAATCTGAAAACGAGTCGCGAGGCGCGTACCCCACCCCAAATTCGAGGAAATACGGTTGAGAATCATCTTTGCCGGCACGCCGGATTTTTCGGTTCCGCCGCTCCTGGCCCTGTTGGCGTCGATGCACGAAGTCTGTGCGGTCTACACGCAGCCGGATCGTCCGGCGGGTCGCGGGCGCAAGCTGCACACCAGCCCGGTAAAAGAAGCGGCGCTGGCGGCAGGGGTCCCGATCCAACAGCCGCTCACTCTCAGGGATGGGGCGGAACAGCAGCGATTGGCCGATCTGCACAGCGATCTGATGGTGGTTGTGGCTTATGGACTGATTCTTCCCAAGGAAGTGCTGACGGCACCGCGATTGGGGTGTGTAAACATCCATGCCAGCCTGTTGCCCCGTTGGCGTGGTGCCGCCCCCATTCAGCGCGCGATCGAGGCGGGTGATCGCGAAACCGGTATTACCTTGATGCAGATGGATGAAGGTCTGGATACGGGGGCCATGCTGGCCCAGACCGCCACCAGAATCGCAACGACCGAAACGGCGCAGTCCCTTCATGACCGGTTGATGGTTATGGGCGCCGAGCTTTTATTGGCATCGCTACCGGCATTGGAAACCGGGTCTATCCGCGCCCGGCCCCAGGATGAGAATTCTGCAACCTACGCCAGGAAGCTCAGCAAGGAGGAGGCGTGCATTGATTGGCGGCGCTCTGCCGCGCAACTGGATCGCGCGGTCCGGGCGTTCAATCCCTGGCCGGTGGCCTATACCGACTATGGGGGACAACCGTTGCGTATCTGGCGCGCCGAGCCGCTCGGGCAGGCGAGCCCTGCGTTGCCAGGCACTGTGCTCCGCAGCGGGGGCAGCGGGGTGGATGTTGCGACCGGTGACGGGGTTTTGCGGATACTTGAGTTGCAACCCGCCGGCTCGCGACGGATGCCGGCTGCTGA of Pseudomonadota bacterium contains these proteins:
- the dprA gene encoding DNA-protecting protein DprA, producing the protein MLLIRAPGLGTRTGARILEHYASPTLILDAATEKQQLCGLKRTAIDYLKSPDWGVIESDLAWLNQPDRHLITLDDPHYPALLRDIPDPPLALFVHGDPECLVTPQLAVVGSRNPTPGGRENAFEFARYLVGSGLTITSGLAAGIDGAAHRGALAGGGRTVAVVGTGLDRVYPAEHLELAHTITLQGALVSEFALGSRPAPGHFPKRNRLISGLSLGTLVVEATPHSGSLITAKLAGEQGRETFAIPGSIHNPQARGCHALIRQGAKLVETATDILEELGQLASTLGPPTRTPATDPAIETTLDADYQHLLQQLDDTPTPVDTLVQRSGLTAETVSSMLLVLELQGYVSSAAGGHYTRRAKRV
- a CDS encoding porphobilinogen synthase; translated protein: MRRMRRDDFSRRLMRESRLTVDDLIYPLFVLEGKGQREAVPSMPGVERVSIDELVKEAQELMRLGVPALALFPVTAAEKKSEDAAEAFNPDGLAQRAVAAVKEACPELGVITDVALDPFTTHGQDGLIDDEGYVLNDETVEVLVRQALSHAEAGADVVAPSDMMDGRIGEIRDVLEEEGYIHTRILAYSAKYASSFYGPFRDAVGSAANLGTGNKYTYQMDPANAEEALREVALDLEEGADMVMVKPGLPYLDIVRRVKDQFGAPTFVYHVSGEYVMLKAAAANGWLNERACVLEALLSMKRAGADGILTYYAKQAAFWLRGEA
- a CDS encoding type I DNA topoisomerase gives rise to the protein MSKNLVIVESPAKAKTIKKYLGADFEVMASYGHLRDLEPKEGAVDPDHGFAMRYQTIEKNEKHLAAIAKALKKADQLYLATDPDREGEAISWHLLELLRERKLLADREVHRVVFHEITKRAVQEAISHSRDVSLDLVNAQQARRALDYLVGFNLSPLLWKKVRRGLSAGRVQSPALRMIVEREIEIEKFVTREYWSLAAVASKDKQEFDAKLTYYKGKKLAQFDINKDKQAQAAREDLLRIAKGSLQVAAVERKQRKRNPAAPFTTSTLQQEAARKLRFSAQRTMRIAQQLYEGVEFEGESVGLISYMRTDSVNLAADALEEIRAYITERFGADKLPGAARTFKTKTKNAQEAHEAIRPTSVLRTPEAVKKTLSADQYKLYELIWKRTIACQMIHATLDTVAADLACGDKATFRATGSTVVNPGFMAVYREDVDEGQKQEEDNKLLPPLKEGDQVELIDVKADQHFTEPPPRYGEASLVKALEEHGIGRPSTYASIISTLLQREYVILDNRRFKPTDVGRIVSKFLSEHFTRYVNYDFTAQLEDQLDAVSRGEQEWIPLMEAFWKPFKTLIEEKDESLKRSDVTHEELDEACPKCSKPLSIRLGRRGRFVGCTGYPECDYTRGLEEEGEAASAEPEVIEGRECPKCGSPLIIRTGRYGKFIGCSTYPKCKHIEPLEKPADTGVTCPKCNEGTLLKRKSRYGKIFYSCATYPKCDYAVWNEPLAEPCPDCGWPVLTIKTTKRRGTEKVCPQKECKFAVPHEGVAETE
- a CDS encoding tRNA threonylcarbamoyladenosine biosynthesis protein RimN, which encodes MTPWQLRHAARIIFAGGVVAYPTEAVWGLGCDPANFASVLRICELKGRPTAKGFIVIAADLAQCRPWLAPLTADEVRRITDRGPVPTTWLVPTSSHAPAWLSGEHATLAVRITHHPVAAALCRAAGMPLVSTSANPAGAPPARTALRVRQYFANRLDYILPGATAGLRRPSQIRELRGEHIVRGS
- the ppk1 gene encoding polyphosphate kinase 1, whose amino-acid sequence is MNETVETTTAPVVAAPINLDAPELYLNRELSLLEFNHRVLEQARNPDTPLLERLRFLCISSRNMDEFFEIRVAGLIQQVEYGAIQVGQDGLTPQEQLALIGKRAHEIVAEQYRVLNEELIPALDKAGIRFAKRAHWNERLRDWTRRHFNREVLPVLTPMGLDPAHPFPRILNKSLNFIVSLEGKDAFGRENTIAIVQAPRSLPRLIHIPKEYAKGEHDFVFLSSIIHAHVGELFPGMTVTGCYQFRVTRNSDLFVDEEEVDDLLKALAGELHARRFSDAVRLEVAENCPAHMVDYLLRQFELGPDNLYRVQGPVNLNRLAAIIDLVDRPDLKYPPFVPSLPQRISRNENLFDVLKRGDLLLHHPFQAFIPVIDLVNQAATDPDVLAIKQTLYRTDPQSRLVDALVRAARAGKEVTVVIELRARFDEEANIALATRLQEAGAHVVYGVVGYKTHAKLLMVVRREGRNIRRYCHLGTGNYHAGTARQYTDYGFMTCDRDIGEDVHKLFHQLTGLGKAIKLKKLLQSPFTLHKGMIDLIRQEADNARAGKPSRIIAKMNSLVEPQIIRALYEASQAGVKIELIVRGICCLRPSVPGVSENIKVRSIVGRFLEHHRVFYFENGGEPRLYISSADWMNRNFFQRVEAATPIEDKKIIQRILREITLYLKDNTQAWLLESDGRYKPTQPRGQKVRCAQLELLAKLTT
- a CDS encoding DUF494 domain-containing protein, encoding MKENMLDVLVYLFENYLDTDGPATPDQDTVREELEELGFAGHDIDKALSWLEELAIYQRDPNDLTSQAPHSLRHYTTLEARRIDPGCQGFLLYLESIGILDHASRELVIDRAMALENEDITLEQIKWVTLLVLFNQPGREAAFAWMHDLVYDMPSGSLH
- a CDS encoding AEC family transporter, with product MNSVIAALLPVFLLIAVGYALRRFGLPGEGFWVPAERLTYYVFFPALLVYNLGRAPLAGQPVTDLAASMVIAVVALSLLLLALRGPLRMSGPAFTSLFQGSIRFNTYIGIAAAAALYGATGLTLAAIAMATMIPLINVLCVAVLTRWGSHGRSAGALAVLLGIVRNPLVLACATGIALNLTGIGVPVPVDGVLDILGRAALPMGLLAVGAGLNLSSLRQAGGAMALSCLTKLMIMPGLMWLTTTLLDLPPTATAIAILFAALPGATSAYILARQLGGDHELIAGMVTLQTGLAVITLPFTLTLLTSL
- the purE gene encoding 5-(carboxyamino)imidazole ribonucleotide mutase, which produces MSESFVAILMGSDSDLPVMESTLETLRALGVRAEMKITSAHRTPDATRAYIENAEHRGCGVFICAAGLAAHLAGNVAAHTIKPVIGVPLDAGSLQGMDALLSTVQMPGGIPVASVAIGKPGAKNAAYLAAQILAVGNAELTSRLREERARNAAAVLAKDEALQQRLNASD
- a CDS encoding LysM domain-containing protein — encoded protein: MTMSRTKWLGLAFALLCSPGLLADTIALQPDHPDRYVVKKGDTLWDISAMFMQDPWRWPEIWHVNPQIENPHLIYPGDIIALVFGADGTPQLQLLRGRQTVKLSPQVRGTPLREAIPPIPMDAIAQFLNDSRAVLTPEELENAPYIVESMDGHLIAGTGDRIYVRSVPDRSSTRFNVYRPGKAYKRPGSEIALGYEALYVGDATLERTGDPATLELSRTVRETLIGDRLLPVGEEIIQQNFYPHPPAKEVDGAILAVIDGVSQIGQYQVVVIDLGTEDGMEQGNVLAVFQRGAKIRDVVTKVDNQRVQLPDERSGLIMVFRPFERVSYALVMNATRTMHIDDAVRNP